Part of the Thermococcus sp. genome is shown below.
GAAAAGACACCATCGCTCACGATGATTTTCTTCTTCTTGTCCTTGTTCTCCTCCAGCCTCTTCTTCAGGTCGTCCATGTCGATGTGCTTGTATATAACCTTCGGCGCACCGCTGAGGCGCATTCCGTCTATTATGCTCGCGTGGTTAAGTTCTTCGCTGATGAAGACACCGTCTTCGCCCTTCTTGAGGAGCGCGCTTATAGCTCCAAGGTTCGCGTTGTAACCGCTCTGGAAGAGTATGGCCGCTTCCCTCTTCTTGAACTTGGCGAGCTTTTCCTCAAGCTCAACGTGAAGCTCCATGGTTCCGGCTATGGTTCTAACCGCTCCGGCACCAACACCGTAGTCGAGGATAGCTCTTATTGCCGCGTAACGAATCTCAGGATGGGCGGCAAGGCCGAGGTAGTTGTTCGAGCACATGTTGAGAACCTTTTTGCCGTCAACAACAACCCACGGGCCCTGGGCGCTCTCAAGCTTCCTTATGGTCACGTAGAGGCCCTTCTCCTTAAGCTCCTGAAGTTCTTCCCTAATCCAGTCAAGCTTTCCCATGAGAACCACCGGTTGTTATTGGACACTGGCGTATAAAAGTTTTGCACTGAACCGGTTAGTGCAGTCTAATTATTGCCGTGAGGATTGTTAAAATTGCAAGTGCAAAACTTCCGCCGATTTCCAGCCGGTAATCGTGCTTTCTGTCCGGATATCTCTCGATGAGTTTAAGCTCAATCCCAAAATTCCTCGGGCCTGAGATTAGCATTGACAACCCCCAGCCCCTCCGCGAGAGGGGATAAACCGGTGGTATTACTCCTGTGAAGAAGTCTAGGAAAAGGTGACTCCCCCAGCCGAGGGCAAAGAGAAGGGGCAAACCGCCGAGGTGCAGGCTGAGGATAAGGGTTGGAAGGAAAGGCAGGAGGGAGTGGAGGTAGGAACGGTGCTCTTTTGAGAGCGCATCAACGTCAGGGAACAGGGCTCCTACACCTACGGCCAGAAGTCCGGAGAGAGTCGGCTCCCCCGACAGCGCAAGGTAGACCAGGCCGGGAATAGAAAAATGTTCGAGCGGGTCCATGGCAAAGCCCTTAAACTCTCGGCTCTCATAAACCTTTAGGTGGAAGACATGGCCGAGGAGCTTAGGGAAGTTAAGGTTCTTGAAAAGCCCTGGG
Proteins encoded:
- a CDS encoding aminotransferase class I/II-fold pyridoxal phosphate-dependent enzyme, translated to MGKLDWIREELQELKEKGLYVTIRKLESAQGPWVVVDGKKVLNMCSNNYLGLAAHPEIRYAAIRAILDYGVGAGAVRTIAGTMELHVELEEKLAKFKKREAAILFQSGYNANLGAISALLKKGEDGVFISEELNHASIIDGMRLSGAPKVIYKHIDMDDLKKRLEENKDKKKKIIVSDGVFS
- a CDS encoding metal-dependent hydrolase; the encoded protein is MDPLEHFSIPGLVYLALSGEPTLSGLLAVGVGALFPDVDALSKEHRSYLHSLLPFLPTLILSLHLGGLPLLFALGWGSHLFLDFFTGVIPPVYPLSRRGWGLSMLISGPRNFGIELKLIERYPDRKHDYRLEIGGSFALAILTILTAIIRLH